The following are encoded together in the Bombus affinis isolate iyBomAffi1 chromosome 6, iyBomAffi1.2, whole genome shotgun sequence genome:
- the LOC126917408 gene encoding uncharacterized protein LOC126917408: MASTVLVKLSTVPFPQGKKSSSERDIVTLTDRNEGLNQSIRHQTINIDRIAQLEQNMKFLQEQHQATLVALHQEVESLRQKNRDLQFQLVFSKGSTYVPSSPSSPEDNGSGFVKPKGSPVCVNVTPLQVELLEKDLQDTKISLQVLRTENQYFSEIIEEQKKKLSSIEEQKINKKSMIDVGIQVGLHSPRAHLIACFEGTEAAIKRLRKQNEEQREQIATLKATSPNMNGNKGARSRDSNNSHHSRGSPTSTIQEQTPHIFPPLQSYWHHKSFRNGRNRHNKSDHQTEMDSTMLPQLQNGNIKLDTMMFESLCYRSRGHRNYYRDESNRKYRGNISQKDRRDSEHNHHHHHHHHRRDYKDRSSKSHQKEFPDSAEGSSEADNSAGGKS, from the exons ATGGCATCTACAGTATTAGTTAAATTATCAACTGTACCATTTCCTCAA GGAAAGAAATCATCATCAGAGAGAGATATAGTAACATTAACAGATAGGAATGAAGGGTTGAATCAAAGTATAAGACATCAAACTATAAATATTGATAGAATAGCTCAACTGgaacaaaatatgaaatttttacaaGAACAACATCAAGCAACTTTGGTGGCTTTACACCAAGAAGTAGAATCATTACGTCAAAAAAATAGAG ATTTACAGTTTCAATTAGTATTCTCAAAAGGATCTACTTATGTACCTAGCAGTCCTTCTTCTCCTGAAGATAATGGAAGTGGGTTTGTGAAACCAAAG GGTAGCCCAGTATGTGTGAATGTTACACCATTACAAGTGGAACTTTTGGAGAAAGATTTACAAGATACCAAAATATCTTTACAAGTACTTAGAACAGAAAATCagtatttttctgaaattattgAAGAGCAGAAAAA AAAATTGAGTTCAATAGAAGAACAAAAGATAAATAAGAAGTCAATGATAGATGTAGGAATCCAAGTAGGACTTCATTCCCCTCGAGCACATTTAATTGCATGCTTTGAAGGCACAGAAGCAGCGATAAAACGATTACGCAAGCAAAATGAGGAACAGAGAGAACAGATCGCAACATTGAAAGCAACATCACCAAATATGAATGGTAATAAAGGAGCTCGATCGCGTGACAGTAATAATAGTCATCATAGTCGCGGGTCACCTACGAGCACTATACAAGAACAAACTCCTCATATATTTCCACCATTACAGAGCTACTGGCATCACAAGTCATTTAG GAACGGAAGAAATCGACACAATAAATCGGACCATCAGACGGAGATGGATTCGACTATGTTACCACAACTCCAAAATGGCAATATAAAATTAGATACGATGATGTTTGAATCTCTATGTTATCGATCTCGTGGTCATCGTAATtattatcgcgatgaaagcaatCGAAAATATAGAGGAAACATTTCACAAAAAGATCGTAGAGATAGTGAACATAATCACcatcatcaccatcatcatcatcgaCGAGATTACAAAGATAGGAGTTCTAAAAGTCATCAAAAAGAATTTCCAGATTCAGCAGAAGGATCTAGCGAAGCTGATAATTCTGCGGGTGGTAAATCATAA
- the LOC126917383 gene encoding uncharacterized protein LOC126917383 has protein sequence MTHMTEVNFVDFQMEERYKKLERTLKLASLRQENRTKDVSWPLLTSPSISSINADPLDSTTNIPSLQVSKIDNEVVSSSNNLRNILLKKKGINSDHKMIATSSVKKFREENDYLKDHLMMPPPNFNDYFCIKKKSNKTFPNVKSLPQIRSNSSDIDIESPKKKGNHRFSSNDGSYIDSFIPLQISCDNFENKNVRMFTKWKVILNDQNQLVIKGKIECGKIAQSKPIVRRLTSTKIVSVFKHLYHLQGNIVDDEYELPDYVRGKFYSGFPDDWENVYEIWRTFVQQGYSATFRWPTPITDSDDDLRSEITDITFVDSKSPKNKRSNLKPFEEFYASEASVNLDYTYNILQTKEKQNLNSHSRQKSDSFTQTCLSDTIKNSPYREVSIQSLKNQYGNDKENINLNCTKTTVNSLKDKLNVIVNNLTDKNCDEECVGKIIEIFDCLNYVVSYGTVKDDGSNIENSKLKGDKHIVEEQYNGINDKSQNWVESESISLQRSVNSKVANYNNSSQRKRTFAEMSKNNDISTSDSENEIYVGVPRIPINRIIRRKDISLKPCKRRIRKKAMYQKHDAIEKQHISNAPSTMSDNNNGSYIKTIRSEKVNVTNFNDSSISIIEDERAHLKAKECISSNIQNNVDKYVKSDIMESEQWGKPNDFTKIEDTHEIQKHSVQQNSTVINKPINYLHYSNKNTTDNDPEFTVAKKCNNTMTQTNSYLEGNRHKNDQYQNHSSCQQYEELLLHPKNTMTEMTKPVVISSVPIDIEIRNTQLHFLQDPKVNVIEDENKAIKDANEKVKNRNLIKKKSPMKSNAISKTNSNLLSDSTQYSEECSNIQSSNVDPIILKKSLQDNLKVSRHNKFMSNCKPKLLSAWTPKILSKSGLHLIFEGKLLNEVGHIIHRKFKTDIIFRRVSQKLVETIHHEFYQLIGDLNDTKHVVPKELVNQCRYGCPTNIEQFCEIWKTLENVDITDSVHIINVGMSSKGRRIIPPLSYWRGERVVLKDNNPVYNPGTSQNSLIISPHKSSAKNNDVKRRKNRSDSSKKSHLDLSAQNVPTISPEKLVKPTKNDTKLVGHNRPTRIVTRSKRKALQEVSESSVSSDDKNISAYENQKMTFNSGNIISKDDIESINVENLHESRINLVTTKPTKIRSNARKDIEPNTSLSTLPKQILGNQPSAGKYRDVVYTYYQDVAGKNDILSDDQVSHV, from the exons atgacACACATGACTGAG GTAAACTTTGTTGATTTTCAAATGGAAGAAAGATACAAAAAATTAGAACGAACTTTAAAATTAGCTTCACTTAGACAGGAAAACAGAACTAAAGATGTATCATGGCCATTACTTACATCCCCTAGTATTTCAAGCATTAACGCAGATCCATTGGACTCTACTACTAATATTCCATCTTTACAAGTTTCCAAAATTGATAATGAAGTTGTTTCTTCAAGCAATAATTTGAGGAATATACTGTTGAAAAAGAAAGGCATTAATAGTGATCACAAAATGATTGCTACATCTAGCGTTAAGAAGTTTCGAGAAGAAAATGACTATTTAAAAGATCATCTTATGATGCCACCACCCAACTTTAATGATTATTTTTGTATCAAAAAAAAATCAAACAAAACATTTCCAAATGTAAAATCTTTACCACAAATTAGAAGTAATTCCTCTGATATTGACATTGAATCacctaaaaaaaaaggaaatcacAGATTTTCTAGTAACGATGGAAGCTATATTGACAGCTTTATTCCCTTACAAATTAGTTgtgataattttgaaaataagaATGTTAGAATGTTTACAAAATGGAAAGTTATATTAAATGACCAAAATCAGTTGGTTATTAAAGGAAAAATTGAGTG TGGGAAGATTGCTCAGAGTAAGCCTATTGTAAGAAGATTAACGAGTACTAAAATAGTATCCGTTTTTAAACATTTGTATCACTTGCAAGGAAATATTGTTGATGATGAGTATG aaTTACCAGATTATGTTCGAGGTAAATTTTATAGTGGATTTCCTGATGATTGGGAAAATGTTTATGAAATTTGGAGAACATTTGTACAGCAAGGATATAGTGCAACTTTTCGTTGGCCTACTCCCATTACAGACAGTGATGATGATTTAAGAAGTGAAATAACAGATATCACATTTGTCGATTCAAAAAGCCCTAAGAATAAAAGATCAAATTTGAAGCCTTTTGAAGAATTCTATGCATCTGAAGCATCAGTTAATCttgattatacatataatattttgcaaacaAAGGAAAAACAAAATCTCAATTCACATAGCCGTCAAAAAAGTGACTCATTCACACAAACATGTTTATCTGACACAATTAAGAACTCACCTTACAGAGAAGTCAGCATTCAATCTTTAAAAAATCAATATGGTAAtgataaagaaaatataaatttgaattgtACTAAAACTACAGTAAACAGTTTGAAGGATAAATTGAATGTTATTGTAAACAACTTAACAGATAAAAATTGTGATGAAGAATGTGTGGGTAAAATTATTGAGATATTTGATTGCTTAAATTATGTTGTATCATACGGGACAGTTAAAGATGATGGATCTAATattgaaaattcaaaattaaaagGAGATAAACATATAGTGGAAGAACAATATAATGGGATAAATGACAAGTCTCAAAATTGGGTAGAATCTGAATCAATTTCACTGCAACGTTCTGTAAATAGTAAAGTTGCAAATTATAACAATTCATCACAAAGAAAGAGAACTTTTGCGGAAATGAGTAAAAATAATGATATCAGCACTTCTGATagtgaaaatgaaatttatgtaGGGGTTCCAAGGATACCGATAAATCGAATAATACGACGGAAAGACATATCACTGAAGCCCTGTAAACGTAGAATACGAAAAAAAGCAATGTATCAAAAACATGATGCTATAGAAAAACAACATATTTCAAACGCACCATCAACTATGTCAGATAACAATAATGGAAGCTATATAAAAACAATAAGATCCGAAAAAGTAAATGTTACAAATTTTAATGATTCTAGTATCAGTATTATAGAAGACGAGAGGGCTCATTTAAAAGCAAAGGAATGTATAAgttcaaatattcaaaataatgtAGATAAATATGTGAAATCTGATATCATGGAAAGCGAACAATGGGGAAAACCAAATGATTTTACGAAAATCGAAGATACACACGAAATCCAGAAACATTCTGTACAACAAAATTCAACAGTTATTAATAAACCTATCAACTATTTGCactattctaataaaaatacaaCAGACAATGATCCTGAGTTTACTGTGGCTAAAAAATGCAATAATACAATGACGCAAACGAATTCTTACTTAGAGGGTAACAGACATAAGAACGATCAATATCAAAATCATTCATCCTGTCAACAATATGAAGAATTATTATTACATCCAAAAAATACCATGACTGAAATGACAAAACCTGTTGTAATTAGCTCAGTTCCTATTGATATAGAAATTAGAAATACACAATTACATTTCTTACAAGATCCAAAGGTAAATGTAATTGAGGACGAAAATAAGGCCATTAAAGATGCAaatgaaaaagttaaaaatagaaatttgataAAGAAAAAGTCTCCTATGAAATCTAATGCTATTTCAAAAACGAACTCAAATTTATTATCTGATAGTACGCAATATTCTGAAGAATGCAGTAACATTCAATCGAGTAATGTCGATCCTATTATTTTGAAAAAGTCATTACAGGATAATTTAAAAGTTTCTAGACATAATAAATTTATGAGTAATTGTAAACCGAAATTATTATCTGCTTGGACACCGAAAATTTTATCCAAATCAGGATTACATTTAATTTTTGAGggaaaattattaaa cgAAGTTGGCCACATCATACATAGGAAGTTTAAAACGGATATAATATTTCGTCGAGTATCACAAAAATTGGTCGAAACAATTCATCATGAATTTTATCAATTAATTGGTGACTTAAATGATACGAAACATG TTGTACCTAAAGAGTTGGTGAACCAATGTCGTTATGGTTGCCCTACCAATATAGAACAGTTTTGTGAAATATGGAAAACATTAGAAAATG TTGATATTACCGATTCGGTACACATTATAAATGTTGGTATGAGTTCAAAAGGTAGAAGAATAATACCTCCATTAAGTTATTGGAGAG GAGAACGCGTTGTTCTAAAAGACAACAATCCAGTATATAATCCTGGTACTTCTCAAAACTCTCTAATAATTTCTCCTCATAAGTCTTCTGCTAAAAATAACGACgtaaaaaggaggaaaaacaGAAGTGATAGCAGCAAAAAAAGCCATTTAGACTTATCGGCACAG AATGTACCTACAATTTCACCAGAGAAATTGGTTAAACCCACTAAAAATGATACCAAATTAGTCGGACACAACAGACCCACAAGGATTGTAACAAGAAGTAAGAGAAAAGCTTTGCAAGAAGTGTCAGAATCAAGCGTTTCCAGtgatgataaaaatatttccgCATATGAG AATCAGAAAATGACATTTAATTCCGGAAATATAATAAGTAAAGACGATATAGAATCCATAAATGTTGAAAATTTG CATGAATCTCGCATAAATCTTGTTACAACGAAACCGACAAAAATAAGATCAAACGCGAGAAAAGATATCGAACCGAATACGTCACTTAGTACCCTTCCTAAACAAAT TCTTGGAAATCAACCATCAGCTGGGAAATATCGTGATGTAGTATATACGTATTATCAAGATGTTGCAGGTAAAAACGACATATTATCAGATGATCAAGTCTCTCATGTATAA